In Bacillus sp. KH172YL63, one genomic interval encodes:
- a CDS encoding N-acetylmuramoyl-L-alanine amidase family protein: MAKASDYLIALDDGHGIGTAGKRTPYIKSIGRQIHENEFNEKVTYYLKAELERCGFRTLLSAPTDEDTPLKARTGIANSMGAHALVSNHYNAFDGKFDGPGKDAEGHSLHIYFNDKNDRRLAESIAKYLRQGTKQVYRGIIEQNLHMTREFNGPAVLIENGFMDNEREALLMINEDFQRETAREQAKGICDFFGVTYVASSGGGNVVTPPKKEVKGVSTDKGDAGKRLESIYKGAEGLDFYSRPTFNDAYRAGKLKYGYGFPTIIRKLSVEGAYMYEVKNSRGHVYYVTAAPEYVKVEGGGGSTGSGASTSTRSSSGGPVAIGEITITGVSNSAIIQDRPDRMNSKNISTISKGSTIPVTGSVKGVNSSSGYWEVIHNGKRAYITGEFGRYKAY, encoded by the coding sequence ATGGCAAAAGCGAGTGATTATTTAATTGCTTTGGACGATGGTCATGGAATCGGCACCGCGGGTAAACGGACACCGTATATCAAATCGATCGGCAGGCAGATCCATGAAAATGAGTTCAATGAAAAAGTGACGTACTATTTAAAGGCGGAACTGGAAAGGTGTGGATTCCGGACGCTTCTTTCGGCTCCTACAGATGAAGATACACCTCTGAAGGCGCGCACGGGTATAGCCAATTCCATGGGAGCCCACGCGCTGGTTTCGAACCATTATAATGCGTTCGATGGGAAATTCGACGGTCCCGGGAAGGATGCAGAAGGGCATTCCCTTCATATCTATTTCAATGATAAGAATGATAGAAGGCTTGCCGAATCGATTGCGAAGTATTTGAGGCAGGGGACGAAACAGGTGTATCGGGGCATCATCGAGCAGAACCTCCATATGACCAGGGAGTTCAATGGGCCTGCTGTGCTGATCGAAAATGGCTTCATGGATAATGAAAGAGAAGCATTGCTCATGATCAATGAGGATTTCCAGCGGGAGACTGCAAGGGAACAGGCGAAAGGTATCTGTGATTTCTTCGGCGTTACGTATGTCGCTTCTTCAGGCGGCGGAAATGTGGTGACGCCTCCCAAGAAGGAGGTCAAAGGTGTATCGACCGACAAAGGGGATGCAGGCAAGCGGCTGGAAAGCATATATAAAGGTGCAGAAGGACTGGACTTTTACAGCCGGCCGACGTTCAATGACGCCTACCGTGCAGGTAAGCTGAAGTATGGCTATGGGTTTCCGACCATCATCAGGAAGCTTTCTGTAGAAGGGGCATACATGTATGAAGTGAAAAATTCACGGGGGCATGTGTATTATGTAACGGCAGCCCCGGAATATGTGAAGGTCGAAGGGGGCGGCGGGTCCACTGGATCTGGGGCCTCCACGTCCACCCGGTCATCATCCGGTGGTCCAGTGGCGATCGGTGAAATCACCATCACAGGTGTGTCCAACTCTGCGATCATCCAGGACCGGCCAGACAGGATGAACTCCAAAAACATCAGCACCATCTCAAAAGGAAGCACCATTCCAGTCACCGGTTCAGTCAAGGGAGTCAACAGCAGCTCCGGCTACTGGGAAGTCATCCATAATGGGAAAAGGGCCTACATCACCGGAGAATTCGGCCGGTATAAAGCCTACTAG
- a CDS encoding LysR family transcriptional regulator yields the protein MELLQLQYFQTVARLEHMTKAAEELRIAQPSLSKTISRLEEDLGVPLFERQNRQIKLNHYGKRFLNRVDRAFLEINEGKREILEEMKQEEHTIRMAVTIPRVLPDLVGSFLKENPHVRFQQFVLSISEMRTQLKNGEIDFCISSIPLEDDEDIVWEPLMTEEIFLIVPPGHRLEKREEINLIEVKDEPFISMNTGYGLRNLTDEFCLKAGFSPLISFEGDEPGVIGDLVRQGLGIAFIPAISWMNRRHPFPHKIKIHNPTCQRTIGLAWSKRRHFTKTAKQFHPFMLNYFTTIGNLLNKL from the coding sequence ATGGAATTACTGCAATTGCAATACTTTCAAACCGTGGCAAGGTTGGAGCACATGACAAAGGCCGCTGAAGAATTGAGAATCGCCCAGCCTTCCCTCAGCAAAACGATTTCCCGGCTGGAAGAAGATCTTGGCGTACCTTTATTTGAGAGACAGAACCGTCAGATTAAATTGAATCACTATGGAAAACGATTCTTGAATCGGGTCGATCGTGCTTTCTTGGAAATCAATGAAGGCAAAAGGGAAATCCTTGAGGAAATGAAGCAAGAGGAACATACCATCCGGATGGCTGTCACGATACCGAGAGTACTCCCAGATTTGGTTGGGTCATTCTTGAAAGAAAATCCCCATGTCAGATTCCAGCAATTCGTCCTCTCTATATCTGAAATGAGGACCCAGTTAAAAAATGGAGAAATCGATTTCTGCATCTCATCCATCCCTCTGGAAGATGATGAGGACATTGTATGGGAGCCATTGATGACAGAAGAAATCTTCCTAATCGTTCCTCCGGGGCATCGATTGGAAAAGCGTGAGGAAATCAACCTGATTGAAGTGAAGGATGAGCCCTTCATCAGTATGAATACAGGATATGGACTTCGGAACCTGACCGATGAGTTTTGCCTGAAGGCAGGATTCTCTCCCCTCATCTCCTTTGAAGGGGACGAACCGGGCGTCATCGGGGACCTCGTAAGGCAGGGGCTCGGTATCGCATTCATCCCGGCCATATCATGGATGAACAGGCGTCACCCCTTCCCCCATAAAATCAAGATCCACAATCCAACCTGTCAACGCACCATCGGACTTGCCTGGTCCAAACGCAGACACTTCACCAAAACAGCCAAACAATTCCACCCCTTCATGCTCAACTACTTCACAACCATCGGCAACCTGCTGAACAAACTATAA
- a CDS encoding ABC transporter permease subunit: MLQLTKFNTIGLPIQFVLTCIGLFLFSGAGSLLAYDTELVIMLGRYLRTLQEVGRELLQPGSITILIGDPGDYKSYPIYPLFFQLFGYSFSLLLLAFLLAAVASSLLSYLFMLLPKKAYRICFRLLDSLDSLPDVLIIVFIQLFIIWFFKQTNILLFDIYTLGDEKIYLVPIICLAIMPIAFLTKHFLFQLREEEEKPYVEYSYSKGFSKAYTIWVHLFRNVWIHFYYHIKPIFLLMLSNLLIIEFLFNINGFMNVLLDVSQTTPSAFLIGMMMIYIPFFAVFTLGAMILKKWLSGEEVAH, encoded by the coding sequence GTGCTTCAACTGACTAAATTCAATACTATAGGTCTTCCCATTCAATTTGTGCTCACTTGCATCGGATTATTCCTTTTCAGCGGGGCCGGGTCCCTGCTTGCATATGATACGGAATTGGTCATCATGTTGGGAAGATACCTGAGAACACTTCAGGAAGTCGGACGGGAACTGCTTCAACCCGGTTCCATCACCATATTGATCGGTGACCCCGGGGACTACAAGAGCTATCCGATCTACCCGTTGTTTTTCCAGCTGTTCGGCTACTCATTCTCGCTCTTGCTTCTCGCATTCCTGCTCGCAGCCGTTGCGTCTTCCCTGCTGAGCTACTTATTTATGCTCCTGCCGAAAAAAGCATATCGAATCTGTTTCCGATTGCTCGACTCGCTGGATTCCCTCCCTGACGTTCTCATCATCGTCTTCATCCAGCTGTTCATCATCTGGTTCTTCAAGCAAACCAATATCCTGTTATTTGATATTTACACACTGGGGGACGAAAAAATCTATCTGGTACCGATCATTTGCCTTGCCATCATGCCGATAGCCTTTCTGACCAAACATTTCTTATTCCAGCTGAGGGAAGAAGAAGAAAAGCCATATGTGGAATATTCGTATTCGAAAGGTTTTTCAAAGGCCTATACGATATGGGTCCATTTATTCCGCAATGTATGGATCCATTTTTATTACCATATCAAGCCGATCTTCCTTCTCATGCTTTCAAACCTGTTGATCATTGAATTCCTTTTTAACATAAACGGTTTCATGAACGTGCTCCTTGATGTGTCCCAAACGACGCCAAGTGCATTCCTCATCGGGATGATGATGATCTACATACCGTTCTTTGCCGTATTCACACTCGGGGCCATGATATTGAAGAAATGGTTATCCGGAGAGGAGGTTGCGCATTGA
- a CDS encoding YhgE/Pip domain-containing protein, which translates to MKAFTFILQDLKAMTGHKHRIIALAFLLLVPLIYSGLFLSGYWNPYGKLEQLPVAVVNEDQGAVMEGEPIQAGNAFVQELKTSGDLDFKFVSSSKAEEGLEKGTYYMIVTIPEDFSAKVSTLMEEDPQPARLLYKDNPGKNFVASQISASATEKMKNKLSDTITKSYADGVFDKFVELGKGLKTASDGASRLHEGLAEEKEGMTTLEDGISSLEAGSKNLLSGSDKLSTGAGTIEAGLQTLKSSTSQLASGVNSLSEAGREIGVGAARLSGQADQLAVAENGVQELQSKMKSKAEELQGQLKEYVEAHPEAKDDPAFARIQALSDNISASTAEIGSRQSNIHKRTKGIAAGQMEQSQGITGLADKLDGASEGAADLASGTSALSKGFADWQNGFSTLATGIVRLSNGSDELSAGASELSNGLNSLESGSDELAVKLSDASDKTSGIHPSDQLSTMFSNPVQLVKSNLSEVPNYGTGIAPYFLSLALYVGGIMAANILPLGRRDDLKVSGTTHFVNKFGLVFVIGFIQALIVNLVLLYGFHLEVVNIPLFFLSSVIVSFTFMAFIFMLITVFGFVGKFLAVTFLVLQLATCGGTFPRDLNSPILRVIGENLPMAHSLSSFQEVITLGDFTQLSHQLWILFAYLSVAGGIALFTSNVQVNKLERAN; encoded by the coding sequence ATGAAAGCATTCACATTCATTCTGCAAGATTTAAAAGCAATGACCGGCCATAAGCATAGAATAATCGCATTGGCCTTTTTATTACTCGTTCCATTGATATATTCAGGATTATTCTTATCAGGTTATTGGAATCCTTATGGGAAACTGGAGCAATTACCAGTCGCAGTCGTCAATGAGGATCAGGGTGCCGTGATGGAAGGAGAGCCTATTCAGGCTGGAAATGCCTTTGTGCAAGAGTTGAAAACGTCTGGGGATCTGGATTTCAAGTTTGTGTCGTCGTCCAAGGCGGAAGAAGGCTTGGAAAAAGGTACATACTACATGATTGTGACCATACCCGAGGACTTTTCAGCAAAGGTGAGTACGTTGATGGAAGAGGATCCGCAGCCAGCCCGGTTATTGTATAAAGACAACCCTGGGAAAAACTTTGTAGCATCCCAAATTAGTGCTAGTGCTACGGAGAAAATGAAAAATAAACTTTCAGACACCATTACGAAATCTTATGCCGATGGGGTATTCGATAAGTTTGTAGAACTTGGGAAAGGATTAAAAACAGCGAGTGATGGGGCAAGCCGATTGCATGAAGGATTAGCCGAAGAGAAGGAGGGAATGACCACACTTGAAGATGGGATAAGCAGTCTTGAAGCCGGATCAAAAAATCTTTTGTCGGGGAGCGATAAGCTATCAACAGGTGCCGGCACCATTGAAGCTGGACTTCAGACCCTTAAATCAAGCACATCTCAATTAGCCAGTGGAGTTAACAGTTTGTCAGAAGCTGGTAGGGAAATAGGTGTTGGTGCCGCCCGCCTTTCGGGTCAGGCAGATCAATTGGCTGTAGCAGAGAATGGGGTACAGGAGCTGCAATCAAAAATGAAATCGAAGGCAGAAGAGCTGCAGGGCCAATTGAAGGAATACGTTGAGGCACATCCTGAAGCTAAGGACGATCCTGCATTCGCCCGTATCCAAGCGTTATCAGATAATATTTCAGCTTCGACAGCTGAAATCGGAAGCAGACAATCGAACATTCACAAGCGAACAAAAGGAATTGCTGCTGGGCAAATGGAGCAGAGCCAGGGGATCACGGGATTAGCTGACAAGCTCGATGGTGCTTCTGAGGGGGCAGCTGATTTGGCCTCTGGAACTTCGGCTCTCTCAAAAGGGTTTGCCGATTGGCAAAATGGTTTTTCAACATTGGCAACAGGTATCGTTCGGCTATCAAATGGAAGTGATGAACTTTCTGCAGGTGCAAGTGAATTGAGTAATGGACTTAATAGCCTTGAATCAGGCTCAGATGAATTAGCGGTGAAACTTTCGGATGCATCAGATAAAACGTCTGGTATTCATCCATCTGATCAGCTTTCTACCATGTTTTCTAATCCTGTCCAGCTTGTGAAGTCAAATCTCTCGGAGGTGCCGAACTATGGGACAGGGATAGCCCCTTACTTTTTGTCTTTGGCATTGTACGTCGGGGGGATTATGGCTGCGAATATTTTACCTCTCGGCAGGAGGGATGATTTGAAGGTAAGCGGAACGACCCATTTTGTGAATAAATTTGGGTTGGTCTTTGTCATTGGTTTCATTCAGGCACTGATTGTTAATCTTGTCCTTCTATATGGATTCCATTTAGAAGTGGTCAATATCCCGCTCTTTTTCCTATCGAGTGTGATTGTTTCTTTCACATTTATGGCGTTTATCTTTATGTTGATCACTGTTTTCGGATTCGTCGGCAAGTTCTTGGCTGTTACCTTCCTAGTCCTTCAATTGGCCACATGTGGAGGAACCTTCCCCCGGGATTTGAATTCACCGATTTTGAGGGTGATCGGGGAGAATTTACCGATGGCCCACTCTTTGAGCAGTTTCCAGGAAGTCATTACACTTGGGGATTTTACGCAGCTATCGCATCAGTTATGGATACTATTCGCTTACTTGTCTGTGGCAGGTGGAATCGCGTTGTTTACAAGTAATGTACAAGTGAATAAGCTTGAAAGAGCAAATTAA
- the rlmD gene encoding 23S rRNA (uracil(1939)-C(5))-methyltransferase RlmD, with protein sequence MVATIEEMDQKGSGQAVIWRENELGNPKKLRLTIPQTLPGEKVRVTVDQPDRRRRKAMPDEILEAHPERTTPPCPHFERCGGCVWQHWDYEGQLKQKTEHVKHALVGQGFDQDLVRDTMGMEEPWRYRNKMEFTFSPEGNLGLHEQGNFRKIISLETCLIASEQMVEAAMEVADWVKDHQLSGYNKDKHEGLLRHLMVRQSFATGELMLALFATEAPGAHSEAVEDLKKRVEEKFPHVKSLLWLENTAWADRTQAEEIHLLAGRDFIYDEMDGYRFRLWFDTFFQTNPTQAQKLVDLAVEMAEPKKTEKMIDLFCGVGTFSLPFASRVGELAGIEIVESSIESAKRNADDNGISNTTFLAKDARKGIDQMLESFGHPHLLMLDPPRSGAGGKVMRRIGRAQPERIVYVSCNPDTFATDIKELEPFGYTLDAVQPVDLFPHTVHVECVATLTLNK encoded by the coding sequence ATGGTTGCGACAATAGAGGAAATGGATCAGAAGGGATCGGGGCAGGCTGTAATCTGGCGTGAGAATGAGCTTGGGAATCCGAAGAAGCTGAGGCTGACGATTCCCCAGACGCTGCCTGGAGAAAAGGTGCGTGTGACGGTGGATCAGCCTGATCGCAGAAGAAGGAAAGCGATGCCTGATGAGATCCTGGAAGCTCATCCGGAAAGAACAACGCCTCCATGTCCCCATTTTGAACGCTGCGGTGGTTGTGTATGGCAGCATTGGGATTACGAAGGTCAGCTGAAGCAGAAGACGGAGCACGTGAAGCACGCACTTGTCGGACAGGGCTTTGATCAGGACCTTGTCCGGGATACGATGGGGATGGAAGAGCCTTGGCGTTACCGCAATAAAATGGAATTCACTTTCTCACCTGAAGGGAATCTGGGTCTCCATGAGCAAGGGAACTTCCGTAAGATCATTTCCCTTGAAACTTGCTTGATCGCAAGTGAACAGATGGTTGAAGCAGCGATGGAAGTCGCCGATTGGGTGAAGGATCATCAGTTATCCGGCTACAATAAGGACAAGCACGAAGGTCTGCTTCGTCATTTGATGGTGCGTCAATCGTTTGCGACCGGTGAATTGATGCTTGCGTTGTTTGCGACAGAAGCACCGGGTGCCCATAGTGAAGCCGTTGAGGATCTGAAAAAGCGTGTGGAGGAGAAATTCCCTCATGTGAAGAGCCTGTTGTGGCTTGAAAACACGGCCTGGGCCGATCGTACGCAAGCGGAAGAAATTCACCTTCTTGCCGGCCGTGACTTTATCTATGACGAAATGGACGGCTACCGTTTCCGCCTTTGGTTTGATACGTTCTTCCAAACGAATCCGACGCAGGCGCAAAAGCTCGTTGATTTGGCAGTGGAGATGGCAGAGCCGAAGAAAACAGAAAAAATGATCGACCTGTTCTGTGGAGTCGGGACATTTTCCCTTCCATTCGCAAGCAGGGTGGGTGAACTTGCAGGGATTGAAATCGTAGAGAGTTCAATTGAATCGGCGAAAAGAAATGCCGATGATAACGGCATCAGCAACACGACATTCCTTGCGAAGGATGCAAGAAAAGGGATCGACCAGATGCTTGAGAGCTTCGGTCACCCCCACTTATTAATGCTAGATCCGCCCCGCTCAGGTGCCGGCGGGAAGGTGATGAGACGGATCGGACGCGCCCAGCCGGAACGCATTGTCTATGTATCATGCAACCCGGATACATTTGCGACGGATATCAAGGAACTCGAACCATTCGGCTATACGCTTGATGCCGTTCAGCCTGTGGATCTGTTTCCACATACCGTGCACGTAGAATGCGTCGCCACCCTGACATTGAACAAATAA
- a CDS encoding ABC transporter permease subunit, whose protein sequence is MSILRSFRLWLPLGFLLTLTAVSFILPTVNPDLLEPGPPYLKDDSGRIIADPPYSIGEMAPLGSDKLGRNLFYLLLAGAKYTLLSAVAIALLRMIGGFAFGIVYAFLPAWARQVIKGMGDTFNFIPLAIIAFVLLTPLQIAFASGALLSFQFLIIEVLVIAIIVIPSLGMYIGEEMREYLKNDFVSVSRQIGASKFYIIKRHLRPQFSRHAVVMFSEQISQTLYLLIQLGVLHICLGGLRIEEFGIMEHIPEYFSYTNEWAATMSINIQMVFLHTWLVLTPLAFFAVTIFCINEVTRFLKEVLLEGKFPVKNSKTVRDKPAAQVSLKDPFSFTNRSKEEFH, encoded by the coding sequence TTGAGCATATTACGTTCATTCAGATTATGGCTGCCGCTCGGGTTTCTCCTGACGTTGACTGCGGTGAGTTTCATTCTGCCCACCGTCAACCCGGACCTTCTTGAGCCCGGACCGCCGTATTTAAAAGATGATTCAGGAAGGATCATTGCCGATCCACCCTACTCAATCGGTGAAATGGCACCGCTCGGAAGTGACAAACTGGGACGGAATCTCTTCTATCTATTGCTTGCAGGCGCAAAATATACCCTGCTGTCTGCGGTTGCCATTGCGCTGCTGCGCATGATCGGCGGCTTCGCATTCGGGATTGTCTATGCATTCCTTCCCGCCTGGGCGAGACAAGTAATCAAGGGAATGGGAGATACCTTTAACTTCATTCCCCTCGCGATCATCGCTTTCGTCCTTCTTACTCCCTTGCAGATCGCCTTCGCTTCAGGGGCGCTGCTTTCGTTTCAGTTTCTGATCATCGAGGTCCTCGTGATCGCCATCATCGTCATCCCGTCACTCGGGATGTATATCGGTGAGGAGATGCGGGAGTATTTGAAGAACGATTTCGTTTCCGTTTCCAGGCAAATCGGCGCATCGAAATTTTATATCATCAAGAGGCATTTGCGTCCACAGTTCAGCCGGCACGCCGTCGTCATGTTCTCGGAGCAAATTTCACAAACACTCTATCTTCTCATCCAGCTCGGTGTCCTTCACATTTGTTTAGGGGGCCTTAGAATAGAAGAATTCGGAATCATGGAACATATCCCGGAATACTTCTCCTATACGAATGAATGGGCTGCAACGATGAGCATCAATATCCAGATGGTCTTCCTTCATACATGGCTCGTCCTGACCCCGCTTGCTTTCTTCGCGGTGACGATCTTCTGCATAAATGAAGTGACCCGTTTCCTGAAAGAAGTCTTGCTCGAAGGCAAGTTTCCCGTCAAGAACTCAAAGACGGTACGTGACAAGCCTGCAGCGCAGGTTTCCCTGAAGGATCCGTTCTCTTTCACAAACAGGTCAAAGGAGGAATTCCATTGA
- a CDS encoding GyrI-like domain-containing protein, translating to MKPAISVVDKKILIGKSKHMTLQEDATRELWQSFMPYRQAIPGRVDEKLYNMKVFDSSLDVRQLTPATPFRKFAAVEVESADSCCDGMEAYALNGGLYAMFLHHGPAHTFHQTLQYIYEEWMPASGYQLDNREHFERFDPTYHPADPNAVEEVWIPIKRGTDLAF from the coding sequence ATGAAACCTGCCATCAGTGTTGTGGATAAGAAAATCCTCATTGGGAAATCAAAACATATGACACTTCAAGAAGATGCCACACGGGAACTATGGCAAAGCTTCATGCCGTATCGACAAGCCATTCCCGGCCGTGTAGATGAGAAGCTTTATAATATGAAAGTATTTGACTCGTCTCTTGATGTGAGGCAGCTCACCCCTGCCACGCCATTCCGGAAGTTTGCTGCTGTAGAAGTAGAGAGTGCAGACAGTTGCTGCGACGGAATGGAGGCATATGCGCTCAATGGGGGGCTGTACGCCATGTTCCTTCACCACGGACCTGCTCACACTTTCCATCAAACCCTTCAATACATATACGAAGAATGGATGCCGGCATCAGGTTACCAGCTCGACAACCGGGAACACTTCGAACGCTTCGACCCTACCTACCACCCGGCAGATCCCAACGCCGTAGAAGAAGTGTGGATCCCGATCAAGCGGGGGACGGACCTCGCTTTTTGA
- the htpX gene encoding protease HtpX, with the protein MGKRIFYFLLTNVLVLLTISIIFSVTGAGNYINASGGIDLGALLVFSAIIGFSGSFISLAMSRWMAKKMMGVQVLNPDGALSAEERSVVEKVHRLSRAAGLVHMPEVGIYHSPEVNAFATGPSKKRSLVAVSTGLLREMDDDAVEGVIAHEVAHVANGDMVTMTLLQGVVNTFVVFLARIAAWIASRFAREEMAPIVHFIAVIVFQIVFSILGSLVVFAYSRHREYHADRGGADLAGKDKMVHALQMLKAYSSRMKGEDDTAISTLKINGRRKSAMFSTHPDLDDRISRLQAK; encoded by the coding sequence ATGGGAAAACGTATTTTTTATTTCCTTTTAACGAACGTTTTAGTATTACTGACAATTAGTATAATATTTTCCGTAACAGGAGCAGGGAATTACATCAATGCTTCTGGTGGGATCGATTTAGGCGCACTCCTCGTATTCAGTGCGATCATCGGTTTCTCCGGGTCATTCATTTCATTGGCGATGTCACGCTGGATGGCGAAGAAGATGATGGGTGTCCAGGTGTTGAATCCGGACGGGGCGCTTTCTGCTGAAGAACGCTCTGTCGTTGAGAAGGTGCACCGTTTGTCGAGAGCTGCTGGCCTTGTGCATATGCCGGAAGTGGGAATCTATCATTCTCCTGAAGTGAATGCATTCGCAACAGGTCCTTCGAAGAAACGCTCGCTTGTGGCCGTTTCGACCGGATTGCTCCGGGAAATGGATGACGATGCGGTGGAAGGCGTCATCGCTCATGAGGTAGCCCATGTTGCGAACGGGGATATGGTGACGATGACACTCCTTCAAGGTGTGGTCAATACATTCGTTGTCTTCCTTGCACGTATCGCCGCTTGGATCGCTTCCCGGTTTGCACGTGAAGAAATGGCGCCGATCGTCCATTTCATTGCCGTAATCGTGTTCCAAATTGTGTTCTCGATCCTTGGAAGCTTGGTTGTCTTCGCATATTCCCGCCATCGTGAGTATCACGCTGACCGGGGCGGGGCGGATCTTGCCGGCAAGGATAAGATGGTCCATGCCCTTCAGATGCTGAAGGCTTACTCAAGCCGCATGAAGGGTGAAGATGACACGGCCATATCTACATTGAAAATCAATGGCCGCCGTAAATCTGCGATGTTCTCTACACACCCGGATCTTGATGACCGGATCAGTCGTTTGCAAGCAAAATAA
- a CDS encoding DUF1836 domain-containing protein codes for MNTTNLTRKNMADLLLALNGTTGTPPLTVLQETSPAFHNEKDLPPIIQKLLKPVKGEIGFSLNEIVSLGNLIEFTNFPQSTVQNWVKRDVRGLIGSPQLGKKYTTEQAAMLFIVEDLKATLDFDSIRKVLTLVFNNIDDRTDDIVNPTDLYFAYATVFDQIHHHRGPILETAQDSFNDTIKIFVNEKCKSLLSSFRNLKEEELSIVLNVMVLLVMTVQSGFYQAETKKYMSGALALS; via the coding sequence ATGAATACGACTAATCTGACACGCAAAAATATGGCCGACCTCCTGCTGGCACTGAACGGCACAACCGGCACGCCCCCGCTGACCGTTCTCCAGGAAACATCACCGGCCTTTCATAATGAAAAGGATCTCCCTCCGATCATTCAAAAACTCCTCAAACCAGTAAAAGGGGAAATCGGCTTCTCCCTCAATGAAATTGTATCCCTCGGCAACTTGATCGAGTTCACGAACTTCCCCCAAAGCACCGTGCAAAACTGGGTGAAGCGTGATGTCAGGGGCTTGATCGGCTCACCGCAGCTCGGCAAAAAATACACGACCGAACAGGCTGCCATGCTGTTCATCGTCGAAGACCTGAAAGCCACATTGGATTTCGATTCGATCCGGAAAGTCCTTACGCTCGTCTTTAATAATATCGACGACAGGACCGATGATATCGTGAATCCGACCGATTTATACTTTGCTTATGCGACCGTATTTGATCAGATCCATCACCATCGTGGGCCCATACTCGAAACAGCACAAGATTCATTCAATGACACGATAAAAATATTCGTAAACGAAAAGTGCAAGTCCCTGCTCTCCTCCTTCCGCAACTTAAAGGAAGAGGAACTTTCCATTGTCCTGAATGTAATGGTCTTATTGGTAATGACGGTTCAGTCAGGCTTTTATCAGGCAGAGACCAAAAAATACATGAGTGGAGCATTAGCTTTATCTTAA
- a CDS encoding ABC transporter permease subunit, protein MVKKLLKNPAFVIGFMFLFGMFAGSIIYYAGWGDVVPEIEMMKDEEGKLFRGPYSPLQFPPLGTDNFDRNVLLVILVGAKYTIGAGLIITFFRVVPSVAMGLILHFYMKPFKRIIDHIVDATNYFPPTLLAFLLLNWMMLEGPLMNPDSYHYVFSDKLLFYVIILVLISIPSLTLLFSHEYYKIMKHEFIDTAKVLGATKRHFIWNHIRPFIVPQILLVCIREFMIVMLLIAHLGVLNIYIGGSSLETDVFNNRVFVSLSNEWSGLLGGWWEFLWTTFPWISFIPVMFFTMTIISAKLMLIGATRVLTDLEKEAPYRVDLEESLYEDKELFEMVRK, encoded by the coding sequence ATGGTGAAAAAATTACTGAAGAATCCTGCTTTCGTCATCGGTTTTATGTTTCTGTTTGGCATGTTTGCCGGAAGTATCATTTATTATGCGGGATGGGGCGATGTGGTACCGGAAATCGAGATGATGAAGGATGAAGAGGGGAAGTTGTTCAGGGGGCCATATTCCCCGCTTCAGTTTCCGCCGCTCGGGACCGACAATTTCGATCGGAATGTTCTCCTCGTCATCCTCGTCGGCGCGAAATATACGATCGGGGCGGGATTGATCATTACTTTTTTCAGAGTGGTGCCGTCTGTGGCGATGGGACTGATCCTTCATTTTTATATGAAGCCGTTTAAACGCATCATTGATCATATTGTGGATGCGACGAATTATTTTCCGCCTACCCTCCTGGCGTTCTTGCTGCTGAATTGGATGATGCTTGAGGGACCATTGATGAATCCGGACAGTTATCACTATGTTTTCTCCGATAAACTATTGTTCTATGTCATCATTCTCGTATTGATTTCGATTCCGTCCCTGACGCTATTATTCTCTCATGAGTACTACAAGATTATGAAGCATGAATTTATCGACACCGCCAAAGTCCTCGGTGCGACGAAGCGTCATTTTATATGGAATCATATCCGCCCGTTCATTGTGCCGCAGATTCTCCTTGTCTGTATCCGTGAATTCATGATTGTGATGCTGCTGATTGCCCATCTGGGGGTGCTGAATATTTATATCGGGGGCTCTTCCCTTGAGACGGATGTGTTTAATAATCGGGTGTTTGTTTCCCTTTCGAATGAATGGTCAGGTCTCCTTGGAGGCTGGTGGGAATTTCTGTGGACGACCTTCCCGTGGATTTCGTTCATTCCTGTCATGTTCTTTACGATGACAATCATTTCAGCCAAGCTGATGCTGATCGGGGCAACGAGGGTGCTCACGGATTTGGAAAAGGAGGCACCTTACAGAGTGGATCTTGAAGAGAGTCTATATGAAGACAAAGAGCTGTTTGAAATGGTGCGTAAATAG